Below is a genomic region from Brassica rapa cultivar Chiifu-401-42 chromosome A08, CAAS_Brap_v3.01, whole genome shotgun sequence.
CCCCGGGTAAGACAACATTTGGATACTCAAAAGATACTCAAAATCATATCAATAATGGAATTTAATATGAAAACATTCCATCTGAtcaaatccaaataaaaaaatttagaaaccgtaaaattttgattcagattcaaataataatatttaagatTACGGATCAGTATCCCAATCCCAGACATGGTAAATTCTAATCTTACAATTCATAACCCTTAAATATACTAAAGTTTTGTAAGAGATACTCAAAATCAAAGatataattatttatgaaaaGATTCCATCTGAGATTCAGTTCAAAGAATTTGGATATTTTAACACTTTGAGTTTGAATTCAAATATTTAAGTTAAGCAAAAACTGTCCGGATCCCAAATATCGTGAATTTCTGATATTTTTGACAAATTTGAATTTCTGATATTATAATCAATACCtgttaaatatattaaagttagagattatgtacttttatatataaaagatataaaatttttaagtttattataagttataacatatcatatcatattatttttaataaatgtttccaaaaatataattttagaatttatttGGGTGTTCttttgaaaattgtttttttttttggtttttcataATTAACCTCATTATAATTGTTTCAGGCATGAAATAGTGGGCGTGGTGACTGAAGTCGGAGCCAAAGTGACTAAATTCAACGCCGGAGACAAAGTGGGAGTTGGTTATATGGTCAGCTCATGCGGGTCATGTGAAACCTGCATTGATGACCAAGAGAACTACTGTCCAAAAATGATCCTAACGTCCGGAGGCAAGTATTACGATGACACTATAACATATGGTGGTTACTCCGACCATATGGTTTGTGAAGAGGACTACATCATCCGTATTCCAGAAAATCTTCCCTTAGACGCTACCGCGCCGCTACTCTGCGCTGGGACCACCGTCTATTCCCCGATGAAGTATCACGGGCTTGACAAGCCGGGTATGCACATTGGTGTGGTGGGACTAGGCGGTTTAGGTCATGTAGCTGTGAAATTTGCTAAGGCTATGGGTACTAAGGTTACAGTTATTAGTACTTCGGATAGGAAGAGAGACGAGGCGTTAACTCGGCTTGGTGCGGATCTGTTCTTGGTGAGCCGTGACCCGGAACAGATGAAGGATGCAATGGGTACTATGGATGGTATTATTGATACCGTATCTGCTCCTCATCCAGTTCTTCCGATTCTTGATTTGCTTAAATATAAGGGTAAACTTATTATGGTTGGTGCACCTGATAAACCGCTTGAGCTTCCGGTTCTGCCTCTCATCTTTGGTAAGAGCCATCTTTTTTGACGATTATCTCACATGATACTTTTATTGTCGATTCATAagcttataaattataatatgtaTATGGTTTTCATGACGAAATACTAACCCTTTTTTAGAGTATGTTGTCTTTAGCCAAATTTAAGGATTGTCTTAATTTCAAAATCTCGACCCTAGACAGATTAAACATTATAATCcctaaaatttaagaaataatttacataaacatatgtctcaaatttttgaattttttttattaataaaacttctACTAAATTACATATAGTTTTTTAAATCTCTGGGCCGGTCCTGGTATTTTGTATCATTAATAAAATCTACCGACATATATATCCATGACTATTATCAATTTATCATAACAAATTTAATAACATTTCAAGTGTACAGTTGATAAACATTGAGAATATATTTGTGGTTGTGAATATATAATAGGGAAAAAGATGGTGGTGGGAAGTATGGTAGGAGGGATAAAAGAGACTCAAAAGATGATGGATTTGGCCGGAAAACACAACATCACGGCAGATATTGAGCTTATCTCTGCGGATTATGTCAACACTGCCATGAAACGGCTCGAGAAGGCTGACGTTAGATACCGTTTTGTGATTGATGTTTCCAACACCTTGAAGCCTAGTCCTTAATTATAAATCTTAAGAATTGAAGTTCCCTAGAagccttttttttcttgtttcgtTTGTTGTAACTAGGCAAAGAGCctgtgcgatatcgcacgggaactcattttataaagaatatattataatctataatttataattttatatgcctgataaaaaaattaaatcatataaataattaaatttaattttgatgattaaaatatgatttacaaagtattcaaatatatatatatatatatatattttttataaacctTAATGTTCCCTTTaatcttttatcaaaacacATATTGCATACTTGTGTCTTCatcttttttaagttttttcttacatttttcacatgatagttatcttcaaccactttttgaacaaaatgcaattttttttgcatgatatatattttttttttatttaagacataatattaaaattattagtttataattttaaacaattataatttatatgttggtaactgttattttgtatatttatctacctgctttatttattgaaaatgaatattcagaaaattgaatattgtaataaatatatgcTGATTTATGTTAATATGACCCGtctcatttataatattttttttttaatttttgggagagttcttataaaataccaacacttattatataaactaacacattacttaaataatctcatttataattttttttttaatttttgggagagttcttataaaataccaacacttattatataaactaacacattacttaaataaaaccaatattttttaaagcaatcccactttgagatgaaaagacaccttgtttagatgaaaagttgcaactttgacattatttttttcaccattttattattagtagattagtaaaaatttgatttgaaaaatgcatgggagagactatttatagattttttaaagcctatttgaatagtcacaacccttCAATATGAATAGTCACATTCTTCTAATACTTACAAtttctcactttttaaaagatactagatcctttttccgcgctacgcgcggataatatatttaaatttgttacatttatcatttttatttgtatgtgaatttttatatattaaattatatataactaattttttaatttgattttttttttatttttagtttgaattaaatatttttattatatgtaacacaattaactaataaaatatgaagaatcaagtccgagattttagagttatgtaaaaaaaatataattatgtataaaacacaaattatcttagtttaaaagatccgaatctcatctcgaataaatttacgaaaagaaaaaatactccaataacctacttaaaatataaaacctcattttcaaaaaaaaaaagcgtacttaataatatttttttaagtgtaatagttgaaaactgacaattcaatatcgatctagaatattattttaatatatctaatacaaatattaattgtaataaacaaattttgaattttgtaatattacatgaattagaagtctttaaaatttaaaatctgttTTATTAGcatactatattttttattcatttattattttgacgttacaaaatattgctttagttttatttgtatattattttttaataatttagtttttttaaagtaattttaaaattatgtagaatataatatatttaaaattatttatttaaatatattcaaatatgatgtctcacttttatgtgtgtttgcgttgagcatatttaatttgtaattcgtatatttaataacaccttaTTGCGTGtcgttctatggttttaataaatgtgttgtcatttcatttttgttactactaacatgattttatagtgattattgataatatatttttaacgttatgtattatattttatagtatattttttaactctTCGTGCTGGCACTTTTTTTacaatcattttaattagataataggtttcaagatgtaaataaaactgtgtatgttgtaaatttagactttttaatgtagctgagcactatcaattatgaaaattatataatgattttattttactaaatctttctttctgtgtattttttttattttgtatttttacaattttattgcaTTACTATTTAATTGCAGAGAAttgatattttcaatttttgtttcatataccttaaaagtcttcggttgatttttatttgttttctttctctaatTATAATGTACAGTTcagtcgttttttttttggatcaaactactaatatcatcagATAGAAAAGCTTAAACTCTAAGAATAgagtgagtatttgtgctagagaaaactggtttaaccaataatataatgagatattataatattagaaggtaAGAAAACTCTTCTATGTTGTCCTACGCTGGACATAATTAAATTGTTGTcaattgattctatatttgtgataactggaaatacatctttatgcctttcttatatcatttttaattgGTTCACGGTTCGACTATTTCTAATATACTAAGAGTAACATAAAattagatgttgattatctcctcccaattaggaatgcacaaaatgagagaaattcaagatgagaccactttacaattttgtcctcatatctatatagagttagtttatagattactctatctgtttcaaaatgtaatcaattttaattaaaatatgtaatatttaaaagttattactttagaaaactgtcatttaatatataaatttaatcaattacacagtaatttacataatttaattggttacataatatccaataaatataaagttacattgaaatataaaaacaatttatatagtgaaacaaaaaatacttttaaaccattatattataaaacaaagagaatattcaaattatattgaaacattagaatagtaaaaatcagaaaaagttgaaatctcaacgtcgatcatttacTTTGGCCATGTTATAAACTTTGAAGATAACGTGAATGATCAAGAACAAAAAAGATTAATTTTAgcttcattcttttttttttatcattttaccaaaaagaaaaaaagaacaggaagatgactaataaaaaaaagatacaaacaGAGTACTGTAAAAAGGTGTTTATCACAATAGCAAACATTATAGACTCAAAAATaatcaactttatattaaattttagtcaaaaataataaaatatataatactaataaatttcattttaaatataatttaactttaaaaaaaattatcattgcACATGGTACAGAAAAACACCtagtattatttgaattttaaaaactatctgATGCACTGACTTTTtgtgacaaatcaaatttaaggAACTGGGCAAGAGATTGAGAGGAGGGATGTGGAGAGGTACAAAGAGTCTTCACTTGATGAGTTATAATGGAGCATTGAAGTGCCATTGTTGTAGTCGTAGGAGTTACACCGGTGAAGTTGGGTAGACGAACAGATTTGGAGTCACTGGAGACGTCTGAGGCGAGTAGACTAAAGAAAAGGAAGCTATAAGTTATACAATGGACTGACTATTTTGATAGGTTTGGATAGTTCGAGAACCATCATCTAAACATTTGCGATGACGTGGCAGTTTGATTGGTGGAGAATATTTTGTCCTATGTGACACTCCTAAGAAGCCTCAAAATTAAtagcttttatatagtaggattagtgaatagtcacaacttttagactatttttagaaagacacaaccttacaacatataacttttagaaaagacataaccctctacacatatttttcaaaagacaaccTTTCAATACAATTGAAGTTCACAACCTTaggaattaattggaaaagacacaaccttacaacatagaacttttagaaaagacacaaccctttacactattttttcaaaagacacaacctttcaacataagtggattcacaactttagaaattaattggaaaagacacaaccttccaacataatatttttagaaaagacacaaccctatACACTTCTTTTTcgaaagacacaacctttcaacataagtggattaACAGCCTTTgaaattaattgggattgctattattagtagataagTTACGTGTTGTTTGTCTGTAGCACTAATATTGTGCCCTATAAATTGAATCAACTTGAATGTAATGTTTGTTATATTAATAAGATCTTGGGAAGTTTAATTCTAATCGTAGGTTTTGCTGGTGATACTGTAAAATCTCAAAAATATtggaatataaaaatattacatgtaTAAGTGAATGTTTGTTTTTCAGTTCATATTAATTGGTCTTGTATAGGTTCTTAAGGTTGAAATATGCTGGGTGTAAATGATAGAAGCTGTGTTGTCTGAGCAATCCGACCAATAATAACATATGATTGATTATAAAGTACCAAGATTTTTATGCATAGTCTCTTGATAGAAGACTTGCTCTTGTCTCTTGATAGTATAAACACGTTTCATAAGGTATGATTTCGGGACTAAATTCAAACTATTCGTTTGGTCTAATATCCAGGTGCATGTATTTTAACAGTGTAAACGCGTTTAGTTATGAGTATGTTGTGTAGACGACACTATTTGGGAGCAAAGCAAGTACGATGTATAGACCACAAGAACAGACAAACAATACACGACTACACTGACAAAATCATATAACTTTGAACTTTGAAATAGTGTTAAAGTTCGTCATTTTTACGTTTATTCGATTTAATCAATACGAATAATATGGGAAAATAGCTTTCCTAACgcgtcgacaaaaaaaaaatagctttCCTAACGCTCGCAGTGGCCCGTGCACGTACAGACTTGTCGGTGTGCCAGGTCCATACAGTATGTGGTTCAACGAGTTCCACACACTTAATAGATTTTTAATTATGCTCGGAAAATGAAAATTAGATAGAACTGAAGAACGACAAATTTTTGGTTACAAGGAATATAAAAGCACGTTTTACATATTCGTTATGAAACTACTTtgcttttatttaatatatataatttgttttgtttttttgtcgaAGATACGACATATTTGGTCAGAGCAAGGTTTAAGTTTCAACCAATACGTTTTCATTTTGGCTATTACCAAAACTTTAATAGCTTGAACATTTGTGACGTCTCTTCTTCTCAATGTTTCAGCAGATCTGGTTCATATTCTAACAGCAGTTCTGTTGCATTCATACCAATTTATGAATGTATCATATTCACGCATGCTTAGCAAACAAACTAATACCTAATGTATTCATTACGAAGGAAGAAGACATCAGTATCATACattcagttttgttttgtttaccgAGAATTATGAGTTATCAGACTTATGACTATGTTTTTGAATCCATAACAAATCTTCAAATCTCAAAGTATAACTTATTTGTAATGAACGTAATTCACTATGAAATTAGAAGTAAAATTCTAACCAAGTGGTGGTAGTTTAGTGATAATTTTTTGGAGCTTGGTATGTACGTATCCACATCAGTTTTGGGTTCGATTCTTCTTACGGACTAAATTATCATCATTTGGCCAGTCTTGGCTTGGGCTTCCGTCCAAATGGTTTATATGGTGGATCATAACAAATAATCGGTTCATCCTTGTTATTAGTCAGAAGATATTCCAAACTTGAGTTAGGCAGTGTGGTAGTAGTCAGTCCAATATTTAGTACTAAATGCGTTCCTCCCAAGACCGACCAGATCAGCCGATaggatttatcaaaaaaaa
It encodes:
- the LOC103835063 gene encoding cinnamyl alcohol dehydrogenase 7, with translation MGEVLKKEAYGLAVKDESGVISPFRFSRRETGENDVSLKVLFCGIYHTDLSMAINEWGFTSYPLVPGHEIVGVVTEVGAKVTKFNAGDKVGVGYMVSSCGSCETCIDDQENYCPKMILTSGGKYYDDTITYGGYSDHMVCEEDYIIRIPENLPLDATAPLLCAGTTVYSPMKYHGLDKPGMHIGVVGLGGLGHVAVKFAKAMGTKVTVISTSDRKRDEALTRLGADLFLVSRDPEQMKDAMGTMDGIIDTVSAPHPVLPILDLLKYKGKLIMVGAPDKPLELPVLPLIFGKKMVVGSMVGGIKETQKMMDLAGKHNITADIELISADYVNTAMKRLEKADVRYRFVIDVSNTLKPSP